A DNA window from Bombus huntii isolate Logan2020A chromosome 10, iyBomHunt1.1, whole genome shotgun sequence contains the following coding sequences:
- the LOC126870275 gene encoding mitogen-activated protein kinase kinase kinase 15 isoform X1, translating to MPSICGDTVDMTVAAQSTIAEGISSTDSIGTYSDISGHTTISGRPRMDVACVLDLQQPEHLAQRRRALEEVRQACNLVNANMHHIQFEKLDFGETNVLDTFYNADVAVVDLSIQLQQSALFYHLGVRESFGMKENILLHNDVDTETTIRIKLSCGNYTFVSYRVVECGSCVATNPATTRITGEEVIDPKQHLTLKLKKLFQDVEVQSKAHMKEKFLADLRKARETYSGEELSKALNNMRKRLDDPNVLSGEVVLNVLISFREIQDYDAMVQLVDDLRTIPTHKNYINTPAIRYLYAFALNRRNKEGDRERALKVIEKALEKKENHVPDMLCLCGRIYKDKFVESRHTDEESLKNAIHWYRKGFEVQPNEYAGINLATLLVIAGNEFSKSEELQHIGMVLNNLIGKKGSLSSLKDYWDVATFFEISVLAEDYSKAIQAAECMFKLKPPNWYLKSTIGNISLIDRFRKKNEEAEVSPEEQIFSFWMDYFVEATKSEVGDSIRFPLLVLEPTKILMPSYVNVNLGAEEKSVQIWNLCLDNMKNSCKQVHDWLFTANMIRSVSLYKRDERCLFLYVHQNSDDFQMYFPSVQCRQRFYDLILEMTRDQEGMVTDLDAYMTDDRMKFEYELDDQNKRIMLGKGTYGIVYAARDLNTQVRIAVKEIRERNLGDVQPLHEEIKLHSQLRHRNIVQYLGSVSEEGYFKIFMEQVPGGSLSALLRSKWGPLKENESTIAYYTKQILEGLKYLHDQKIVHRDIKGDNVLVNTYSGVVKISDFGMSKRLAGLCPSTETFTGTLQYMAPEVIDKGQRGYGAPADIWSLGCTIVEMATGKPPFIELGSPQAAVFKVGYYKIHPEIPSELSERAKNFILRCFEPNPDIRATAAELLEDPFLNEKKKTNRLAAVPDFSRSISVPADRLERLGKSDKTNNNHIVSASPIQTSQSDDSVTYSGGLTKSSPLRERSPAHLLSPIRMPTATLSFNSTIGNTPSIETSESDTAGASMTRRSSSGGLLSPEVELGGQPGQKTGEEQEGFYLLKKDSQRRMTLTRVLNQDEAKICEVWMRGICQAEGQTVLQMNHLILLMRALRDYIVEQNQGVIVTAIRTLKEELDFDSIAINHLNLAIYLFQTAVNEVLRMHSIKPHWMFALDNLVRNAVQAAITVLSPEILNTLFTELGANLLGQERVQSGDQGPEEGSTSGVSTVNSVKSQKTGDSLDNKYWKEYRDQMGALKMENLRLLQELIESQKSYQALLQQVLEEQRTQVNALTRLCEGINRRTMRQESGYNSSISGNIVQQPISLVISDAPSSTTSCSDQALIEWLQSLQVDEMSIERFLYEQYTLDDVLNHVTREDIRRLNLRGGIELRIWQAILKYRQSNNEMEKNE from the exons ATGCCATCGATTTGTGGCGATACAGTTGACATGACTG TGGCTGCACAATCAACTATCGCAGAAGGTATTTCTAGTACTGATAGCATTGGTACATATAGTGATATTTCCGGGCACACCACCATTTCAGGAAGACCCAGAATGGATGTAGCTTGTGTTTTAGACTTACAACAACCAGAACATTTGGCTCAGAGAAGGAGAGCCTTAGAGGAAGTTAGACAAGCCTGCAATCTAGTTAATGCCAACATGCATCATATTCag tTTGAAAAGTTGGATTTCGGCGAAACAAATGTACTTGACACATTCTATAATGCAGATGTAGCTGTTGTAGATTTAAGTATTCAACTACAACAGTCTGCCTTGTTTTATCATCTTGGTGTCAGAGAAAGTTTCGGcatgaaagaaaatattctattacataATGACGTAGATACAGAAACAACAATCAGAATTAAG TTATCATGTGGTAACTATACATTTGTATCCTACCGTGTGGTGGAATGTGGTTCGTGTGTGGCAACTAATCCAGCTACTACCAGGATCACTGGAGAAGAAGTCATAGACCCAAAGCAACATCTTACATTGAAGCTCAAAAAGTTATTTCAAGATGTCGAAGTACAATCTAA aGCACATATGAAAGAAAAGTTCCTCGCGGATTTGCGGAAAGCTCGTGAAACATACTCTGGAGAAGAACTATCGAAAGCTTTGAACAATATGCGTAAACGCTTAGATGACCCAAACGTTTTATCTGGAGAGGTTGTTTTAAACGTTCTGATTTCCTTCCGTGAAATACAG GATTACGATGCAATGGTACAATTAGTTGATGATTTAAGAACGATACCGACTCATAAGAATTACATCAACACGCCAGCTATTCGGTATCTATACGCATTTGCGTTAAATCGACGAAATAAAGAAGGTGATAGAGAGAGAGCATTAAAAGTTATAGAAAAAGCActagagaagaaagaaaaccATGTTCCTGATATGTTATGTTTGTGtggaagaatatataaagataaaTTCGTAGAAAGTAGACACACTGACgaagaaagtttaaaaaatgCTATTCATTGGTATAGAAAAGGTTTCGAG GTGCAACCAAATGAATATGCCGGTATCAATCTTGCTACGTTACTCGTTATAGCAGGGAACGAATTTTCCAAAAGTGAAGAATTACAACACATAGGCATGGTATTGAATAATCTCATTGGCAAGAAAGGTAGCTTATCCAGCCTAAAGGATTATTGGGATGTGGCAACGTTTTTTGAAATCAGTGTACTTGCTGAAGACTATTCGAAAGCTATCCAAGCTGCCGAGTGCATGTTTAAACTGAAGCCGCCAAACTG GTACCTGAAATCAACAATAGGGAACATATCGCTGATAGATAGGTTTCGTAAAAAGAATGAGGAAGCCGAGGTTTCGCCAGAGGAGCAAATATTTAGTTTTTGGATGGACTACTTTGTTGAAGCTACAAAATCGGAAGTTGGAGATAGTATACGGTTTCCA CTCTTAGTGTTGGAGCCAACGAAGATCTTGATGCCGAGCTATGTAAACGTAAACCTTGGGGCAGAAGAGAAATCAGTGCAAATTTGGAATCTTTGCTTGGACAATATGAAGAATAGTTGTAAACAAGTTCACGATTGGTTATTTACCGCGAACATGATACGCAGTGTAAGCTTGTACAAAAGAGACGAACGCTGTCTTTTTTTATATGTCCACCAAAACTCTGATGATTTCCAAATGTATTTCCCGTCTGTTCAATGCAGACAAAGATTTTATGATTTAATCTTGGAAATGACCAGGGATCAGGAGGGTATGGTTACAGATTTGGATGCATATATGACTGATGATAGGATGAag TTTGAATATGAATTGGATGATCAAAACAAACGAATAATGCTGGGTAAAGGTACATACGGGATTGTCTATGCTGCTCGAGATTTAAATACGCAAGTTAGAATTGCCGTCAAAGAAATTCGAGAACGGAATTTGGGAGATGTGCAACCCTTACACgaggaaattaaattacatagCCAATTGAGGCATAGAAATATTGTGCAATACCTAGGTTCTGTAAGTGAAGAAGGATACTTTAAAATTTTCATGGAGCAAGTCCCTGGag GTAGTTTATCAGCCTTACTAAGGTCAAAATGGGGTCCTCTGAAAGAAAATGAATCTACAATTGCTTATTACACTAAACAAATCTTAGAAGGTCTCAAATATCTACATGATCAAAAAATCGTCCACAGAGATATTAAGG GCGATAATGTTTTAGTCAATACGTATAGTGGCGTAGTAAAGATTTCAGACTTTGGTATGTCGAAACGATTAGCTGGTTTATGTCCAAGTACAGAAACGTTTACTGGAACTTTGCAATATATGGCACCGGAAGTTATTGATAAGGGACAGCGTGGATATGGTGCTCCT GCAGATATTTGGTCCTTGGGTTGCACAATAGTTGAAATGGCGACTGGTAAACCACCGTTCATTGAATTAGGTTCCCCTCAAGCTGCAGTATTTAAG GTTGGGTATTACAAAATACATCCTGAAATTCCATCAGAATTATCTGAAAGGgcaaagaattttatattacgctGTTTTGAACCCAATCCTGACATAAGAGCAACTGCAGCTGAATTATTAGAGGATCCATTTTTAAATGA aaaaaagaaaaccaaTCGATTGGCCGCAGTACCTGATTTTAGTAGAAGCATTTCAGTACCTGCTGACAGATTAGAACGCTTAGGGAAATCtgataaaaccaataataatCATATTGTTTCCGCTTCTCCTATTCAAACTTCACAATCAGATGATAG TGTCACGTACAGTGGAGGGCTAACAAAGTCAAGCCCACTGAGGGAGCGCAGTCCAGCACACCTTCTGTCCCCCATTAGAATGCCCACTGCAACCCTTTCTTTTAACAG TACAATAGGAAATACACCTTCTATAGAGACAAGTGAAAGTGACACAGCAGGAGCCTCCATGACTAGGAGAAGTTCTTCTGGTGGTTTATTATCACCAGAAGTTGAATTAGGAg GTCAACCCGGTCAGAAGACTGGCGAAGAACAAGAGGGTTTCTATCTGCTGAAAAAAGATAGTCAAAGAAGAATGACATTAACTAGAGTTCTTAATCAAGATGAGGCAAAAATTTGTGAAGTATGGATGAGAGGTATATGTCAGGCGGAGGGTCAAACTGTTCTTCAAATG AATCatctaatattattaatgcGAGCTTTGAGAGATTACATCGTGGAACAAAATCAAGGAGTGATTGTGACAGCCATTAGAACATTGAAAGAAGAATTGGATTTTGATTCTATCGCCATTAATCATCTCAACTTAGCAATTTATCTATTTCAAACGGCGGTGAACGAGGTTCTACGAATGCATAGTATAAAGCCTCATTGGATGTTTGCACTGGATAATTTAGTGAGAAATGCTGTACAAGCTGCCATCACTGTACTTTCCCCTG aAATTCTTAATACATTATTTACAGAACTCGGCGCCAATTTACTTGGTCAAGAACGCGTACAATCCGGTGATCAAGGTCCAGAAGAAGGATCTACATCCGGTGTATCGACTGTAAATTCCGTAAAATCCCAGAAAACCGGTGACTCTTTGGATAACAAGTACTGGAAAGAATATCGAGATCAAATGGGGGCTTTAAAAATGGAGAATTTGAGATTGCTGCAAGAACTGATCGAAAGTCAGAAATCGTATCAAGCTTTATTGCAACAGGTTCTTGAGGAACAAAGAACTCAGGTTAATGCTTTAACACGACTTTGCGAAGGTATAAATAGACGAACTATGAGACAAGAATCAGG ATATAATTCATCAATATCTGGAAACATAGTGCAACAACCAATTTCATTGGTTATTAGCGATGCACCTTCTAGTACAACTTCATGCAGTGATCAAGCTCTTATCGAGTGGTTACAAAGTCTTCAAGTGGATGAAATGTCGATCGAAAGG TTCCTATACGAGCAGTACACACTGGATGATGTCTTAAATCACGTTACACGTGAGGACATTCGCAGACTTAATCTCAG AGGAGGAATTGAATTGAGGATATGGCAagctatattaaaatatcgacAAAGCAATAATGAAATGGAAAAGAACGAGTAG
- the LOC126870275 gene encoding mitogen-activated protein kinase kinase kinase 15 isoform X5, translating to MPSICGDTVDMTVAAQSTIAEGISSTDSIGTYSDISGHTTISGRPRMDVACVLDLQQPEHLAQRRRALEEVRQACNLVNANMHHIQFEKLDFGETNVLDTFYNADVAVVDLSIQLQQSALFYHLGVRESFGMKENILLHNDVDTETTIRIKLSCGNYTFVSYRVVECGSCVATNPATTRITGEEVIDPKQHLTLKLKKLFQDVEVQSKAHMKEKFLADLRKARETYSGEELSKALNNMRKRLDDPNVLSGEVVLNVLISFREIQDYDAMVQLVDDLRTIPTHKNYINTPAIRYLYAFALNRRNKEGDRERALKVIEKALEKKENHVPDMLCLCGRIYKDKFVESRHTDEESLKNAIHWYRKGFEVQPNEYAGINLATLLVIAGNEFSKSEELQHIGMVLNNLIGKKGSLSSLKDYWDVATFFEISVLAEDYSKAIQAAECMFKLKPPNWYLKSTIGNISLIDRFRKKNEEAEVSPEEQIFSFWMDYFVEATKSEVGDSIRFPLLVLEPTKILMPSYVNVNLGAEEKSVQIWNLCLDNMKNSCKQVHDWLFTANMIRSVSLYKRDERCLFLYVHQNSDDFQMYFPSVQCRQRFYDLILEMTRDQEGMVTDLDAYMTDDRMKFEYELDDQNKRIMLGKGTYGIVYAARDLNTQVRIAVKEIRERNLGDVQPLHEEIKLHSQLRHRNIVQYLGSVSEEGYFKIFMEQVPGGSLSALLRSKWGPLKENESTIAYYTKQILEGLKYLHDQKIVHRDIKGDNVLVNTYSGVVKISDFGMSKRLAGLCPSTETFTGTLQYMAPEVIDKGQRGYGAPADIWSLGCTIVEMATGKPPFIELGSPQAAVFKVGYYKIHPEIPSELSERAKNFILRCFEPNPDIRATAAELLEDPFLNEKKKTNRLAAVPDFSRSISVPADRLERLGKSDKTNNNHIVSASPIQTSQSDDSTIGNTPSIETSESDTAGASMTRRSSSGGLLSPEVELGGQPGQKTGEEQEGFYLLKKDSQRRMTLTRVLNQDEAKICEVWMRGICQAEGQTVLQMNHLILLMRALRDYIVEQNQGVIVTAIRTLKEELDFDSIAINHLNLAIYLFQTAVNEVLRMHSIKPHWMFALDNLVRNAVQAAITVLSPEILNTLFTELGANLLGQERVQSGDQGPEEGSTSGVSTVNSVKSQKTGDSLDNKYWKEYRDQMGALKMENLRLLQELIESQKSYQALLQQVLEEQRTQVNALTRLCEGINRRTMRQESGYNSSISGNIVQQPISLVISDAPSSTTSCSDQALIEWLQSLQVDEMSIERFLYEQYTLDDVLNHVTREDIRRLNLRGGIELRIWQAILKYRQSNNEMEKNE from the exons ATGCCATCGATTTGTGGCGATACAGTTGACATGACTG TGGCTGCACAATCAACTATCGCAGAAGGTATTTCTAGTACTGATAGCATTGGTACATATAGTGATATTTCCGGGCACACCACCATTTCAGGAAGACCCAGAATGGATGTAGCTTGTGTTTTAGACTTACAACAACCAGAACATTTGGCTCAGAGAAGGAGAGCCTTAGAGGAAGTTAGACAAGCCTGCAATCTAGTTAATGCCAACATGCATCATATTCag tTTGAAAAGTTGGATTTCGGCGAAACAAATGTACTTGACACATTCTATAATGCAGATGTAGCTGTTGTAGATTTAAGTATTCAACTACAACAGTCTGCCTTGTTTTATCATCTTGGTGTCAGAGAAAGTTTCGGcatgaaagaaaatattctattacataATGACGTAGATACAGAAACAACAATCAGAATTAAG TTATCATGTGGTAACTATACATTTGTATCCTACCGTGTGGTGGAATGTGGTTCGTGTGTGGCAACTAATCCAGCTACTACCAGGATCACTGGAGAAGAAGTCATAGACCCAAAGCAACATCTTACATTGAAGCTCAAAAAGTTATTTCAAGATGTCGAAGTACAATCTAA aGCACATATGAAAGAAAAGTTCCTCGCGGATTTGCGGAAAGCTCGTGAAACATACTCTGGAGAAGAACTATCGAAAGCTTTGAACAATATGCGTAAACGCTTAGATGACCCAAACGTTTTATCTGGAGAGGTTGTTTTAAACGTTCTGATTTCCTTCCGTGAAATACAG GATTACGATGCAATGGTACAATTAGTTGATGATTTAAGAACGATACCGACTCATAAGAATTACATCAACACGCCAGCTATTCGGTATCTATACGCATTTGCGTTAAATCGACGAAATAAAGAAGGTGATAGAGAGAGAGCATTAAAAGTTATAGAAAAAGCActagagaagaaagaaaaccATGTTCCTGATATGTTATGTTTGTGtggaagaatatataaagataaaTTCGTAGAAAGTAGACACACTGACgaagaaagtttaaaaaatgCTATTCATTGGTATAGAAAAGGTTTCGAG GTGCAACCAAATGAATATGCCGGTATCAATCTTGCTACGTTACTCGTTATAGCAGGGAACGAATTTTCCAAAAGTGAAGAATTACAACACATAGGCATGGTATTGAATAATCTCATTGGCAAGAAAGGTAGCTTATCCAGCCTAAAGGATTATTGGGATGTGGCAACGTTTTTTGAAATCAGTGTACTTGCTGAAGACTATTCGAAAGCTATCCAAGCTGCCGAGTGCATGTTTAAACTGAAGCCGCCAAACTG GTACCTGAAATCAACAATAGGGAACATATCGCTGATAGATAGGTTTCGTAAAAAGAATGAGGAAGCCGAGGTTTCGCCAGAGGAGCAAATATTTAGTTTTTGGATGGACTACTTTGTTGAAGCTACAAAATCGGAAGTTGGAGATAGTATACGGTTTCCA CTCTTAGTGTTGGAGCCAACGAAGATCTTGATGCCGAGCTATGTAAACGTAAACCTTGGGGCAGAAGAGAAATCAGTGCAAATTTGGAATCTTTGCTTGGACAATATGAAGAATAGTTGTAAACAAGTTCACGATTGGTTATTTACCGCGAACATGATACGCAGTGTAAGCTTGTACAAAAGAGACGAACGCTGTCTTTTTTTATATGTCCACCAAAACTCTGATGATTTCCAAATGTATTTCCCGTCTGTTCAATGCAGACAAAGATTTTATGATTTAATCTTGGAAATGACCAGGGATCAGGAGGGTATGGTTACAGATTTGGATGCATATATGACTGATGATAGGATGAag TTTGAATATGAATTGGATGATCAAAACAAACGAATAATGCTGGGTAAAGGTACATACGGGATTGTCTATGCTGCTCGAGATTTAAATACGCAAGTTAGAATTGCCGTCAAAGAAATTCGAGAACGGAATTTGGGAGATGTGCAACCCTTACACgaggaaattaaattacatagCCAATTGAGGCATAGAAATATTGTGCAATACCTAGGTTCTGTAAGTGAAGAAGGATACTTTAAAATTTTCATGGAGCAAGTCCCTGGag GTAGTTTATCAGCCTTACTAAGGTCAAAATGGGGTCCTCTGAAAGAAAATGAATCTACAATTGCTTATTACACTAAACAAATCTTAGAAGGTCTCAAATATCTACATGATCAAAAAATCGTCCACAGAGATATTAAGG GCGATAATGTTTTAGTCAATACGTATAGTGGCGTAGTAAAGATTTCAGACTTTGGTATGTCGAAACGATTAGCTGGTTTATGTCCAAGTACAGAAACGTTTACTGGAACTTTGCAATATATGGCACCGGAAGTTATTGATAAGGGACAGCGTGGATATGGTGCTCCT GCAGATATTTGGTCCTTGGGTTGCACAATAGTTGAAATGGCGACTGGTAAACCACCGTTCATTGAATTAGGTTCCCCTCAAGCTGCAGTATTTAAG GTTGGGTATTACAAAATACATCCTGAAATTCCATCAGAATTATCTGAAAGGgcaaagaattttatattacgctGTTTTGAACCCAATCCTGACATAAGAGCAACTGCAGCTGAATTATTAGAGGATCCATTTTTAAATGA aaaaaagaaaaccaaTCGATTGGCCGCAGTACCTGATTTTAGTAGAAGCATTTCAGTACCTGCTGACAGATTAGAACGCTTAGGGAAATCtgataaaaccaataataatCATATTGTTTCCGCTTCTCCTATTCAAACTTCACAATCAGATGATAG TACAATAGGAAATACACCTTCTATAGAGACAAGTGAAAGTGACACAGCAGGAGCCTCCATGACTAGGAGAAGTTCTTCTGGTGGTTTATTATCACCAGAAGTTGAATTAGGAg GTCAACCCGGTCAGAAGACTGGCGAAGAACAAGAGGGTTTCTATCTGCTGAAAAAAGATAGTCAAAGAAGAATGACATTAACTAGAGTTCTTAATCAAGATGAGGCAAAAATTTGTGAAGTATGGATGAGAGGTATATGTCAGGCGGAGGGTCAAACTGTTCTTCAAATG AATCatctaatattattaatgcGAGCTTTGAGAGATTACATCGTGGAACAAAATCAAGGAGTGATTGTGACAGCCATTAGAACATTGAAAGAAGAATTGGATTTTGATTCTATCGCCATTAATCATCTCAACTTAGCAATTTATCTATTTCAAACGGCGGTGAACGAGGTTCTACGAATGCATAGTATAAAGCCTCATTGGATGTTTGCACTGGATAATTTAGTGAGAAATGCTGTACAAGCTGCCATCACTGTACTTTCCCCTG aAATTCTTAATACATTATTTACAGAACTCGGCGCCAATTTACTTGGTCAAGAACGCGTACAATCCGGTGATCAAGGTCCAGAAGAAGGATCTACATCCGGTGTATCGACTGTAAATTCCGTAAAATCCCAGAAAACCGGTGACTCTTTGGATAACAAGTACTGGAAAGAATATCGAGATCAAATGGGGGCTTTAAAAATGGAGAATTTGAGATTGCTGCAAGAACTGATCGAAAGTCAGAAATCGTATCAAGCTTTATTGCAACAGGTTCTTGAGGAACAAAGAACTCAGGTTAATGCTTTAACACGACTTTGCGAAGGTATAAATAGACGAACTATGAGACAAGAATCAGG ATATAATTCATCAATATCTGGAAACATAGTGCAACAACCAATTTCATTGGTTATTAGCGATGCACCTTCTAGTACAACTTCATGCAGTGATCAAGCTCTTATCGAGTGGTTACAAAGTCTTCAAGTGGATGAAATGTCGATCGAAAGG TTCCTATACGAGCAGTACACACTGGATGATGTCTTAAATCACGTTACACGTGAGGACATTCGCAGACTTAATCTCAG AGGAGGAATTGAATTGAGGATATGGCAagctatattaaaatatcgacAAAGCAATAATGAAATGGAAAAGAACGAGTAG